Below is a genomic region from Verrucomicrobiota bacterium.
GGGTGAACAACCCCTGTTTTGATGGTTTTTAAGCAAGCAGCAAGCTCAACACCGCCTGCAGCCCCCAGTAAATGACCTGTCATCGACTTAGTAGAACTGACCAATAGTCTATTTTTTGCATGCTCTCCAAAGACTGACTTTATTGCCTTCGTCTCCGCCACATCACCTACCGGTGTTGAAGTGCCGTGAGCGTTGACATAATCTACTTCCTCTGGATCAAGACTCGCCTTACGCAACGCAAATTCCATGGCCAGAGCTGCCCCATTGCCATCAGAAGGGGGACTTGTCATATGATAAGCATCTGCTGAGGCCCCATAACCCACTATCTCACCATAGATCTCAGCACCACGCTTCTTAGCAGCCTCGTATTCCTCAAGCACAACCACACCAGCACCCTCACCCATCACAAACCCATCACGATCTTTATCAAAAGGTCTAGAAGCCTTTTCTGGCTCATCATTTCGGGTACTAACCGCTTTCATGGAAGAAAAGCCCCCCATTCCCAAAAAGGTAATGCTAGCTTCACTTCCTCCCGCTAGGGCAACGTCCACATCTCCATCAGCTATATAACGGAAGGCCTCTCCTATGGAATGCGAAGCAGTTGCACATGCCGTCACTATGGCAAAGTTTGGACCTTTAAAATGGTATTCGATTGCAATCATCCCGGAAGCAATATTACTAATCATCATCGGAATCATGAACGGGGAAATTCTTCCAGGACCTCGATTTAAGCCATTACTGTGATTATCTTCCAGGGTCTTGAGACCACCAATACCTGCGCCTATGAAAACACTTGAACGCTCCGCCGGGTAAGCATCTTTCTCTAAGCCAGCGTCTTGAAAAGCTTGTCTTGCACATGCAATTGCTAGCTGTGTGTAGCGGTCGCATTTCCTCACTTCCTTGGCGTTATCGAGATATTCTAGAGGATCAAAGCCTTTTACCTCCCCAGCTATACGTGAATTCAGGTTTGATGCATCAAAATGCGTAACCGGCCCGATCCCACTTTTTCCGGCAACAAGATTCTTCCAAAACGTTTCCAGGTCATTACCTAGAGGGTTTATTGTCCCTATCCCTGTTGCTACGACTCGCCTTTTGCTCATACTATTTTCTACTAATTTCTCCCTGAAATAGCAAGGGCACCCCATTCCAACAGGGTGCCCGAAAAAAACGAAAGTGATACTAGCTTACTTTCCGCCGTCTTTTTCTTCAATATACTTAACGACGTCACCAACTGTCTGAAGCTTTTCCGCATCCTCGTCGGGAACTTCGACACCGAATTGTTCTTCGAAAGCCATTACCAATTCGACCACGTCGAGAGAGTCCGCTCCCAAATCTTCGATGAATTTTGCCTCTTGCGTGACCTGTTCTGCATTCACACTTAGTTGTTCTACTATTATATCTTTAACCTTTTCTTCTATTGATTTCTCTGACATTTATGCTCCTAACATCATTTGGTTAACGCTTCTTATGACTTTCTGCGCGCGTTTGGCAACAAAAATCTTTCATTTTCTTTTTTCATTGTTTCTTTAGATAAACAATCCTCCGTCCACTGTAAAGACTTCACCGGTAATATAACTTGCTGCATCAGTGGCTAAAAAAGCCACCAGGGAAGCAATATCCTCGGCTTTCCCTAACCGTTTGAGAGGTATCTGTTCCAGTAATTTGCTCTTCAAATCATCCGATAAAACCTCTGTCATATCTGTTTCAATGAAGCCGGGACACACAATATTACAAGTGATGCCTCGAGCCGCAAATTCTTTAGCTGTCGCCTTGGTGAGGCCTATCAGGCCAGCTTTTGCTGCGGAGTAATTAGCTTGCCCAGCATTGCCATGAAGACCTATTACAGAGCCTACGTTAATGACTCTGCCCTTGCGAGCTCTTGCCATTTGCTTGGCAACTGGACGAGTCCAGTAAAAAGCGCCTGTTAAATTTGTATCGATGACCTCTTTCCAGTCATTGGTGCTCATCCGCATCATAAGACCATCTCGTGTGATACCGGCGTTATTGATCAGTATATCCACCTCGTCAAATTTCTTAAAGATTCCACTTACTGCTGCGTCTACATCTTCTTCTTTACTGATGTCTACTCCATATGGCTCATACTGAACGCCAAGAGCTCTAATTTCCTCTGAAGGAAGAGTTGCTGACTCCAGACTGCGACTCACCCCAGCAATATGGCAACCTTGTTTAGCGAACTCTAGCGCAATGGCCTTACCAATACCTCTGCTAGCGCCTGTGACAATCGCTACCTTATCCTTTAAGCTCACTAAGCACTCCTTTTAATTCTTCGTAATTGCCCGCTGACAAACACGGACTTGGGGTTTTTATACGGTTACACAGGCCTTTAAGCACACGACCAGGACCCAGTTCAATAAATTGCTCAATGCCATCATCCATCATTTGGCGAATACATTTCTCCCACAAGACACTCCCTGTA
It encodes:
- the fabF gene encoding beta-ketoacyl-ACP synthase II; the protein is MSKRRVVATGIGTINPLGNDLETFWKNLVAGKSGIGPVTHFDASNLNSRIAGEVKGFDPLEYLDNAKEVRKCDRYTQLAIACARQAFQDAGLEKDAYPAERSSVFIGAGIGGLKTLEDNHSNGLNRGPGRISPFMIPMMISNIASGMIAIEYHFKGPNFAIVTACATASHSIGEAFRYIADGDVDVALAGGSEASITFLGMGGFSSMKAVSTRNDEPEKASRPFDKDRDGFVMGEGAGVVVLEEYEAAKKRGAEIYGEIVGYGASADAYHMTSPPSDGNGAALAMEFALRKASLDPEEVDYVNAHGTSTPVGDVAETKAIKSVFGEHAKNRLLVSSTKSMTGHLLGAAGGVELAACLKTIKTGVVHPTINIEEQDPACDLDYVPNEAREAEIRVAMSNSFGFGGHNACLIARKLV
- a CDS encoding acyl carrier protein, whose translation is MSEKSIEEKVKDIIVEQLSVNAEQVTQEAKFIEDLGADSLDVVELVMAFEEQFGVEVPDEDAEKLQTVGDVVKYIEEKDGGK
- the fabG gene encoding 3-oxoacyl-[acyl-carrier-protein] reductase: MSLKDKVAIVTGASRGIGKAIALEFAKQGCHIAGVSRSLESATLPSEEIRALGVQYEPYGVDISKEEDVDAAVSGIFKKFDEVDILINNAGITRDGLMMRMSTNDWKEVIDTNLTGAFYWTRPVAKQMARARKGRVINVGSVIGLHGNAGQANYSAAKAGLIGLTKATAKEFAARGITCNIVCPGFIETDMTEVLSDDLKSKLLEQIPLKRLGKAEDIASLVAFLATDAASYITGEVFTVDGGLFI